One window of Paenibacillus sp. FSL K6-3182 genomic DNA carries:
- a CDS encoding helix-turn-helix domain-containing protein encodes MLKPLKTRGSFLSRIIVANVVIFVIAIITISILNYDNNTRIIDKHTSVMYKRLLSQTDYNIEALYERVFQIGEQLLNDSEVIKGLYSNKLSPLDSLKVQNRINDIVITNKSINSIYLYNGEKDRFIHTIRKNVTIQTIDKNAPSLIEVRKQMKKMIFLPHKQSYIYESKAYDNNLLSLIFTYSGSKNGYAIFINLELNAILELFNKMGNSVYSNFIIVDKNGLNIINGSKPELFLHDTSDQAYINKVIHADAKSANFIGSVDGVKSLVTYVYNDKLEWYLINTTSYEYLAKDNLAVLKNIIMISMIILIVSIAATVLLLNKIYTPFGKIVKMIKFNHPSYSEEESYDDVEYMSDVFKGLIQKVTTLEDSAVKDRNRLKAAFLRDMLNHEGRMDEGDIALNFSKLNIQLKPNDLRVLVLVIKEQQAIIALEQEQLENRMSFVVDAMYELALHVFADIADLEKIVTGSHTLVFIINDYEENGIEAKMGEFLYQVEKLMSFQLKIGVGVRAGTIQGLPKSYESAKEALHYQFVASGESVYYYDEIQTKLSKQVQYPIKLEHVLMNHLKLNDSSGSRETIEAIFKEIKLYSIKEMYAILKQLGSSIDNEFRNMVNFAPLCTKYEKESLIGVIEGLNYIEKLHQFCLELVDYIIQDLKGNRYRDSKEVVKNACDYIQQNYRNGDLSADAVAATLNISVPYFSKLFNENMRMTFSSYVTSLRLSEAESLLLHTPLRIKEISEQIGFLNSTYFITVFKKKHGVSPNQYRLMKKAN; translated from the coding sequence ATGTTGAAGCCTTTAAAGACGCGCGGAAGTTTCTTAAGTCGAATAATCGTTGCGAATGTTGTTATTTTTGTAATAGCGATTATTACGATTTCCATTCTGAATTACGATAACAATACTAGAATTATTGATAAGCATACCTCTGTCATGTACAAGAGATTGCTCTCTCAAACCGACTATAACATTGAGGCATTATATGAGAGGGTATTTCAAATAGGTGAACAGCTTCTAAATGATAGCGAAGTAATAAAAGGTCTCTATTCGAATAAGCTAAGCCCATTGGACTCCCTCAAGGTTCAAAACAGAATTAACGATATCGTAATTACGAACAAATCTATCAATTCGATTTATCTTTATAATGGTGAGAAGGACCGGTTTATACATACGATTCGCAAGAATGTAACCATTCAAACGATAGATAAAAATGCGCCTTCTCTCATTGAGGTTCGGAAGCAAATGAAGAAAATGATATTTTTGCCTCATAAGCAGAGCTATATTTATGAATCCAAAGCCTATGACAACAACTTGCTTTCCTTGATTTTTACATATTCAGGGTCAAAAAACGGCTATGCGATTTTTATCAATTTGGAGCTGAACGCGATTTTGGAACTGTTTAATAAAATGGGCAACTCTGTGTACTCCAACTTCATTATCGTGGATAAAAACGGATTGAATATTATTAATGGCTCAAAGCCAGAGCTATTTCTTCACGATACCAGCGACCAAGCCTACATTAATAAGGTTATTCATGCAGATGCAAAATCCGCTAATTTTATAGGCAGTGTGGATGGCGTGAAATCGCTTGTCACCTACGTTTACAATGACAAATTGGAATGGTATCTCATTAATACGACCAGCTATGAATATTTGGCCAAGGACAATCTTGCTGTACTCAAAAATATTATTATGATTTCCATGATTATTCTGATTGTAAGTATTGCAGCCACGGTGCTGCTCCTTAATAAAATTTATACGCCCTTCGGCAAAATAGTTAAAATGATTAAATTCAATCATCCTTCTTATTCTGAAGAAGAGAGCTACGATGATGTTGAATATATGAGCGATGTATTCAAAGGGCTTATCCAAAAAGTAACGACGCTTGAAGATTCGGCTGTAAAGGATCGTAATCGATTAAAAGCTGCTTTTCTTAGAGATATGCTTAATCATGAGGGACGGATGGATGAGGGCGATATTGCACTGAACTTCAGCAAGCTTAACATTCAACTGAAACCAAACGATCTGCGTGTGCTCGTATTGGTTATTAAAGAGCAACAGGCAATCATCGCTTTGGAGCAGGAGCAATTGGAAAACAGAATGAGCTTTGTCGTCGATGCGATGTATGAGCTTGCTCTGCACGTGTTTGCGGATATTGCAGACTTGGAAAAAATCGTGACGGGAAGCCATACGTTAGTCTTCATCATAAATGATTACGAAGAAAATGGCATCGAGGCTAAAATGGGTGAATTTCTATATCAGGTCGAAAAATTAATGAGCTTTCAATTGAAAATCGGTGTCGGCGTTCGGGCAGGCACGATTCAAGGGTTGCCAAAATCGTATGAGTCAGCAAAAGAGGCTCTTCATTACCAGTTTGTAGCCAGCGGTGAAAGCGTCTATTACTATGACGAAATACAAACTAAATTAAGCAAGCAGGTTCAGTATCCCATTAAGCTAGAGCATGTACTAATGAATCATTTGAAGCTCAATGATAGCAGTGGCTCTCGTGAAACGATCGAAGCTATATTCAAAGAAATTAAGCTTTATTCCATTAAGGAGATGTATGCTATTTTAAAGCAGCTTGGTTCAAGCATCGACAACGAGTTTCGCAATATGGTGAACTTTGCTCCTCTTTGCACAAAGTATGAGAAGGAATCCTTGATTGGCGTTATCGAAGGTTTGAATTATATTGAAAAACTGCATCAATTTTGTTTGGAGCTGGTTGATTATATTATTCAAGATTTAAAGGGCAATCGATATAGGGACAGCAAGGAAGTGGTAAAAAATGCTTGTGATTATATTCAGCAGAACTATCGAAATGGGGATCTCTCAGCAGACGCTGTCGCCGCTACGCTCAATATCTCTGTTCCTTACTTTAGTAAATTGTTCAATGAGAACATGAGGATGACCTTTTCCAGCTATGTTACGAGCCTCCGGCTTAGTGAGGCTGAATCGCTGCTGCTTCATACTCCGCTTCGAATCAAGGAAATTAGCGAGCAAATTGGCTTTTTGAACAGTACGTACTTCATTACTGTGTTCAAGAAGAAGCATGGTGTGTCACCTAATCAGTACCGGCTAATGAAGAAGGCAAACTAA
- a CDS encoding discoidin domain-containing protein → MRRGRFLLHFFLSLVILSSSVVSWNAQPIQVSAAANTGNLALGKAVTASSSLAQHSPSYLADGSMDTMWSTSDTGYATSPITDEWAVVDLGETYAISRWVVKSGGADTLVTSDYQLEYSTDSDNGPWQTADTVTANTTRFTDRVLDQAVSARFVRLHITKKTSDGADWPAVRIGELELYSSATEVPEISADFPSGLVERGTKVTLTSSIAAAAIYYTTDDSDPTLSSSKQLYNEPLTIDSDITIKAVAIDELGGSISDILTLTYQIPKDRVKGNVALGKSVTASSSLSQHSPSYMTDGSMDTMWSTSDTGWRSSPLSNEWAMVDLGDTYDISRWIVKHAASGDLTTQDFQLEYSTGNPDGPWLIADTVTDNTSIITDRILLSSVQAKYVRIRVTKKAKEGSDWPAVRIGELELYSDPAIVPLLSVSPDSGSVIKGTKVTLRSTPATASIYYTIDGSDPSTSQNRILYSEPLTINSTVSIKVVAVDEKGGGVSEIQTLHYTIPTEDLSAYPNLARGSDASMTVEAGWGNVAGRAIDGDMTTYAQPEQAGVWDLIVDLGNQQPVNYAVLRKNPNHQNYITQFTIDVSNNGTDWKTVATENSNTDLEDLWYKFEVQSTRYVRLHQVAKVGLAAAVWEFELYNTSKAFPVQADVSSKVVAEGTRIGLSTLEPNAAIYYTTDGSDPITSLSKQLYSTGVPLIASSIDSTITIKAYAKAVGKEESEVRSFLYQVVAISANPEPGIVNENTAVALSSSVAGASIYYTIDGSDPIVSAAKKLYTQPIAITQDLAIRAYANADGHKSTAINFSYSISIEETNAALGKAATASSEESASLAAQAVDGNVDTAWVASNSGKGQWLQVDLGADYELTGTSVTWRDSKNYKYKIEVSSDAMNWYPAVDQTSASDREQVSTDRFLDAARRYVRITITDFELGSKTGISEFKVLGYPSEEMPEVPVGPSTNGWARPIIAPFPDSVNGVQNPVINLSGTWKFTQTPEQGFWKNSVEPSTWSDAKVPANLEVLGFDIRGKQGGDWFPDRNIENVYKKSVSIPQDFQGQRVMLRFEAAFNVARIWVNGKLVRTHRGGFTTFDCDITDYVTPGENAWITVGITAEKGFVEYQHVRGLIGEVKLFALPHNYLTRLHAETIFDGTYTDAMLNVSVGMIYGSESDSLVELTLIDPDGQIVPIEPGVIALDPQHLNRTVSIPVKNPQKWDAEHPNLYKLVANIKEDGKIVQTITRKIGFRTIKVVGNKMLVNGKEVKLRGVNWHQSSPSAGVAVDPEHDKESLLKLKDGNINYIRASHWPQFEYVLDYADEIGLYVEQENSVMFVNGPRLNDANYLSYFMGQFSETIEKDRSHPSVVIWSLTNESGWGSNVAATHDYVKAVDPTRVIKSSFGYNAPSQYNDLFSVHYVDNSLKFGGLDKPEIVDEYAHLYVYYEDWFNDDPAFEDFYGESIKRSWDNINGSDGALGGAIWHSRDLTTYCETAVCGFRVEWGIMDSWNREKPEYWNVKKAYSPIRINANSLPNPGARTPLSLPIENRFNHTNLNEIKVEWTVGNQSGTLTGPSIEPMSSGHLIIPARAWKLGDNVSLKFYQSDRYKANRLVDEYKLSIGNKIFHFTGAEGSAPAITKDDTATTITGQDFKLVFNNATGMIQEGTYKGETIITGGPYLNMGFTSNLGSWTFSSMNSMTVGNEAIVNIAGSYGQTGVLFVLSIDGSGLISTTYTVTNLPAVYDSIGVAFDIAAKADRITWNRNGLWSTYPEDQVGRNEGTAFRVRGEGNEQYGVKPTWAWSQDEKNFSKYGKDDAGQRGTADFVASKNNFNYASLILGETGKRITAQGDGYGSVKSSVNPDGTIRFEINSIWSHPAAFPGWIEANSISKPITLAAAYMNTINVRLDDHDDYSVSYADVPTYLSDMNWTSATTGWGEVKKDSSIQGNVLTLFDGMGSKSYAKGIGTHANSEIVYDIDGLGFESFEAYVGVDQETNVGKLAFQVWADGQKLFDSDVMESRTAAKKINVNITGKRELKLIVTDGGNSVVSDHGNFADAKLLKQSNAVLPSTDAALSGISINNEAIISFEKNKLTYDVTLPAGMHSVPNVTVNTSDSQATVKLSPAAGLPGTTSIEVTAEDGITKLIYVIHFTVVHGPTDPETGTPTGEGQGSVSVSKEQQIISELKSENGKAIIAIQKGVKEVLIPANTKGLQDLNKLVFQADGISLELTGKVIAQLLELAKDQKHDFIAFLFTKKAQADVDRLLKESSNKAHAAIAASSHIYDLSLAAASLNQVERKKLNTLAEPITLKLTAFEEDLSDLVSIYYIKEDGELEFLRSKQNNGLLETQINHLSLYGVLSFEKSFSDVPQSHWAAQAIRRLAAKGIVTGVNATQFAPQAKITRAQFITMLVRALGLQTEGTTSFTDLEKDAWYESAVVTACNAGIATGRSLTRFAPHETITREEMAVMIVRAYEVKTGKKAEAAKQSQFADSDQIHEWARDSVNAALDLGILEGVGQNQFQPQGLATRAEGAQAIVRLMD, encoded by the coding sequence ATGCGAAGAGGAAGGTTTCTGCTTCATTTCTTTCTAAGCTTAGTCATTCTATCTAGTAGTGTTGTGTCTTGGAATGCACAGCCCATTCAGGTTTCAGCAGCAGCGAATACAGGCAATTTGGCATTAGGCAAGGCAGTAACGGCAAGCAGCTCGCTTGCCCAGCATTCACCAAGCTATTTGGCAGACGGCTCGATGGACACGATGTGGTCAACGAGTGATACCGGATATGCTACGAGCCCAATTACGGATGAATGGGCAGTTGTGGATCTTGGAGAAACTTATGCGATTTCTCGTTGGGTCGTGAAGAGCGGTGGTGCTGATACTCTGGTGACAAGTGACTATCAGCTCGAATACAGTACAGATTCGGATAACGGGCCATGGCAAACGGCGGATACCGTGACCGCGAATACCACTCGTTTCACGGACCGCGTATTGGATCAAGCGGTTAGTGCAAGATTTGTGAGGCTTCACATTACGAAGAAAACGTCAGATGGAGCCGATTGGCCAGCCGTTAGAATTGGCGAATTAGAGCTGTATTCGTCTGCTACGGAGGTGCCGGAAATATCAGCTGATTTCCCATCGGGTCTTGTTGAGAGAGGAACCAAAGTGACGCTTACGAGCTCGATCGCAGCTGCAGCCATTTATTACACGACGGATGACAGTGATCCAACACTCTCTTCAAGCAAGCAGCTCTACAATGAGCCGCTTACGATCGATAGCGACATAACGATTAAAGCAGTTGCTATCGATGAGCTGGGAGGAAGCATAAGTGACATTTTGACATTAACATATCAAATACCGAAGGATAGGGTGAAAGGGAATGTAGCGCTTGGCAAGAGTGTAACGGCCAGCAGCTCGTTATCGCAGCATTCGCCTAGCTATATGACAGATGGATCTATGGATACCATGTGGTCAACAAGCGATACGGGTTGGAGATCAAGCCCATTATCCAACGAATGGGCGATGGTTGATTTGGGAGATACTTATGACATTTCTAGGTGGATCGTCAAGCATGCCGCTTCAGGTGATTTAACAACGCAGGACTTTCAACTGGAGTACAGTACAGGGAATCCGGACGGACCATGGCTGATAGCTGACACGGTCACAGACAATACGTCTATTATCACGGATCGGATACTCCTATCTTCCGTTCAAGCGAAGTATGTTCGGATTCGCGTTACGAAGAAGGCAAAGGAAGGATCTGATTGGCCGGCAGTGAGGATCGGCGAGCTCGAGCTTTATTCGGACCCAGCGATTGTTCCACTGCTCTCGGTTTCGCCAGATTCCGGTTCCGTTATTAAAGGCACTAAGGTTACGCTTAGAAGTACGCCGGCAACCGCCTCAATTTACTATACGATTGACGGAAGCGATCCATCGACATCTCAGAATAGAATACTCTATTCTGAACCGCTAACGATCAACAGTACTGTAAGCATAAAGGTAGTCGCAGTAGATGAGAAAGGCGGAGGGGTAAGTGAGATACAGACGCTCCATTACACGATTCCGACTGAAGACTTGTCAGCGTATCCCAACCTAGCAAGGGGATCCGATGCCTCGATGACGGTTGAAGCGGGTTGGGGCAACGTAGCAGGGCGAGCCATTGATGGTGACATGACAACCTACGCTCAACCAGAGCAAGCTGGCGTATGGGATTTGATTGTCGATCTCGGTAATCAACAGCCAGTCAATTATGCGGTCTTACGCAAAAATCCAAATCATCAAAACTATATTACTCAATTTACGATTGATGTTTCGAATAATGGAACCGATTGGAAGACGGTAGCTACGGAGAATAGCAATACAGACTTAGAGGATCTATGGTATAAATTTGAGGTGCAAAGTACTCGGTACGTTAGGTTGCATCAAGTAGCGAAAGTCGGCCTGGCTGCTGCGGTATGGGAATTTGAGCTGTATAACACATCCAAAGCATTTCCTGTTCAAGCAGATGTATCATCTAAAGTAGTTGCTGAGGGTACTCGGATCGGACTATCCACTTTAGAACCTAATGCCGCCATCTACTACACGACTGATGGGAGCGATCCCATAACATCTTTAAGCAAGCAGCTTTATTCGACCGGAGTTCCTCTCATCGCTTCTTCAATAGACTCGACGATAACGATTAAGGCGTATGCGAAAGCAGTAGGGAAGGAAGAAAGCGAAGTCCGCTCATTCTTGTATCAGGTTGTGGCGATATCAGCAAACCCAGAGCCGGGTATCGTAAATGAGAATACTGCTGTTGCATTATCTAGTTCAGTAGCGGGTGCATCCATCTATTACACAATCGATGGTTCGGATCCGATCGTTTCGGCAGCGAAGAAGCTCTATACACAGCCTATTGCGATTACGCAGGATTTGGCTATCAGAGCATATGCCAATGCAGACGGACATAAAAGCACGGCTATCAATTTTTCATACAGCATCAGCATAGAAGAAACGAATGCAGCGCTAGGTAAGGCGGCAACAGCCTCTTCTGAAGAAAGTGCAAGCTTGGCCGCTCAAGCCGTAGATGGAAATGTTGATACCGCATGGGTTGCCAGCAACTCAGGGAAAGGTCAATGGCTTCAGGTTGATCTAGGCGCGGATTATGAATTGACGGGTACGTCAGTGACTTGGAGGGACAGCAAAAATTACAAGTACAAAATCGAAGTGTCTTCGGATGCCATGAATTGGTACCCGGCTGTCGATCAAACGAGCGCTTCGGATAGAGAGCAAGTGAGTACGGATCGTTTTCTTGATGCAGCAAGGCGTTATGTTCGGATAACCATTACGGATTTCGAACTTGGAAGCAAAACGGGAATATCGGAGTTCAAAGTTCTCGGATATCCAAGTGAAGAGATGCCAGAAGTACCTGTAGGACCATCGACGAACGGCTGGGCGAGACCGATCATTGCGCCTTTTCCTGATTCTGTAAACGGCGTTCAGAATCCCGTAATCAATTTAAGCGGAACTTGGAAGTTTACACAAACGCCAGAACAAGGATTTTGGAAAAACAGTGTTGAACCTTCGACATGGTCTGATGCTAAGGTGCCGGCAAATTTAGAGGTGCTCGGGTTCGATATTCGCGGTAAACAGGGCGGTGACTGGTTCCCAGACCGAAATATCGAGAATGTGTATAAGAAATCCGTTTCAATTCCGCAGGACTTTCAAGGGCAACGGGTTATGCTGCGTTTCGAAGCGGCGTTTAATGTCGCTAGAATTTGGGTGAACGGAAAGCTCGTTCGTACGCATCGCGGCGGTTTTACAACGTTTGATTGTGATATTACAGATTATGTAACACCCGGCGAAAACGCATGGATAACCGTAGGCATTACGGCTGAGAAGGGCTTCGTCGAGTATCAGCATGTTCGAGGGTTGATTGGTGAAGTGAAGCTGTTTGCGCTGCCTCATAATTACTTGACCCGCTTGCATGCAGAAACGATCTTTGACGGAACTTATACCGATGCGATGTTAAACGTTTCTGTCGGAATGATTTATGGAAGTGAGTCTGATTCTCTTGTCGAGCTTACTTTAATTGATCCGGATGGACAAATCGTACCCATCGAGCCAGGGGTCATTGCATTGGATCCACAGCATCTTAATCGAACGGTAAGCATTCCAGTGAAAAATCCGCAGAAATGGGATGCAGAGCATCCAAACCTTTATAAGCTGGTTGCGAATATTAAGGAAGACGGTAAAATCGTGCAAACGATTACTCGCAAGATCGGCTTTCGAACGATTAAGGTTGTCGGGAATAAGATGCTGGTCAACGGAAAAGAAGTCAAGCTCCGTGGTGTCAATTGGCATCAATCCTCTCCCTCAGCAGGAGTTGCAGTTGATCCAGAGCATGACAAGGAATCCTTGTTAAAGCTCAAGGATGGCAATATCAATTATATTCGGGCTTCTCATTGGCCGCAATTCGAATACGTGCTGGATTATGCGGATGAAATCGGCTTGTATGTCGAGCAGGAAAATTCCGTCATGTTCGTCAATGGTCCTCGGTTGAATGATGCGAATTACCTAAGTTATTTCATGGGTCAATTCTCTGAAACGATTGAGAAGGATCGAAGCCACCCAAGCGTCGTAATCTGGTCACTCACGAACGAGAGCGGTTGGGGAAGCAATGTGGCAGCAACCCATGATTATGTGAAGGCCGTTGATCCGACGCGTGTGATTAAATCGAGTTTCGGTTACAACGCTCCGAGCCAATATAATGACCTATTCAGCGTTCATTATGTGGATAATAGCTTGAAATTTGGAGGACTTGATAAGCCGGAAATCGTGGATGAGTACGCACATCTGTATGTGTATTATGAAGACTGGTTTAATGATGATCCTGCCTTCGAAGATTTCTACGGTGAGTCCATCAAGCGCTCTTGGGACAATATAAATGGCTCAGATGGTGCTCTGGGAGGTGCAATCTGGCATTCTCGGGATTTAACGACCTATTGCGAGACAGCCGTTTGCGGTTTTAGAGTGGAATGGGGAATTATGGATTCATGGAATCGGGAGAAACCAGAGTACTGGAACGTGAAGAAGGCTTATTCGCCGATTCGAATTAATGCCAATTCCTTGCCGAATCCAGGTGCGAGAACCCCGCTAAGCCTTCCGATTGAGAACCGCTTTAACCATACGAATCTGAACGAAATCAAGGTCGAATGGACGGTCGGCAATCAATCAGGCACGTTAACGGGTCCTTCCATTGAACCGATGTCCAGCGGTCATTTGATTATACCGGCTAGAGCATGGAAGCTCGGTGATAACGTGAGCTTGAAGTTTTACCAAAGCGATCGGTACAAGGCTAATCGATTAGTGGATGAGTATAAACTAAGTATCGGCAACAAAATATTCCATTTCACAGGCGCGGAGGGTAGCGCCCCAGCCATTACGAAGGATGATACAGCAACCACTATTACGGGGCAAGACTTTAAACTGGTGTTCAATAATGCAACAGGTATGATTCAAGAAGGAACATATAAAGGAGAAACGATCATTACCGGGGGTCCTTATTTGAATATGGGCTTTACGTCCAACCTTGGCTCATGGACTTTCTCGAGCATGAACAGCATGACTGTTGGAAACGAGGCAATCGTGAACATTGCCGGCAGTTATGGTCAAACGGGAGTATTGTTTGTGTTATCCATTGACGGGAGCGGGTTGATTTCCACCACGTATACCGTTACAAACCTGCCTGCTGTCTATGACTCTATTGGCGTTGCCTTCGATATTGCAGCCAAAGCAGACCGCATAACATGGAATCGCAATGGTCTATGGTCGACCTATCCAGAGGATCAGGTTGGGAGAAACGAAGGAACGGCATTCCGGGTTAGAGGCGAAGGAAATGAACAGTACGGTGTGAAGCCGACTTGGGCATGGTCGCAGGATGAGAAAAATTTCAGCAAATATGGCAAAGATGATGCCGGGCAGCGCGGGACAGCTGACTTTGTTGCCTCGAAGAACAATTTTAACTATGCTTCCTTGATTTTGGGCGAGACGGGCAAACGTATTACAGCACAAGGAGATGGTTATGGCTCGGTCAAAAGCTCGGTCAATCCAGATGGAACCATTCGGTTTGAGATCAATTCGATCTGGTCGCATCCCGCTGCATTCCCGGGCTGGATAGAGGCGAATTCCATTAGCAAACCGATTACATTAGCTGCTGCGTATATGAACACAATCAATGTCAGACTAGACGATCATGATGATTACAGCGTTAGCTATGCCGATGTGCCAACCTATCTAAGCGATATGAACTGGACTTCGGCGACGACAGGCTGGGGGGAAGTCAAAAAAGATTCCAGCATTCAAGGTAATGTATTAACCTTATTTGACGGCATGGGAAGCAAGTCGTATGCAAAAGGCATTGGCACACATGCAAACTCGGAAATTGTATATGACATCGATGGATTGGGCTTTGAGAGCTTTGAAGCCTACGTAGGCGTCGATCAAGAAACTAACGTAGGTAAATTGGCCTTCCAAGTATGGGCAGATGGTCAGAAGCTCTTTGATAGTGATGTCATGGAAAGCCGTACAGCAGCGAAGAAGATTAATGTAAACATCACAGGTAAACGCGAGCTGAAGCTAATTGTAACTGATGGCGGCAATAGCGTTGTCAGCGATCATGGGAACTTTGCGGATGCGAAATTGCTGAAACAATCGAATGCGGTGCTTCCAAGTACCGATGCAGCACTCAGCGGGATAAGCATTAATAATGAAGCGATCATTTCTTTCGAGAAAAACAAGCTGACTTATGATGTGACACTGCCGGCTGGAATGCATTCGGTACCGAATGTTACAGTCAACACATCGGATAGCCAGGCGACTGTCAAGTTAAGTCCAGCCGCAGGTCTGCCGGGAACAACTTCAATAGAAGTGACAGCCGAGGATGGTATAACTAAGCTTATCTATGTCATCCATTTCACTGTTGTGCACGGCCCGACTGATCCTGAGACGGGAACGCCGACAGGGGAAGGTCAAGGATCCGTTAGTGTAAGTAAGGAGCAGCAGATCATATCTGAGCTCAAATCCGAAAACGGAAAGGCTATTATAGCCATTCAAAAAGGTGTTAAGGAGGTGCTGATTCCTGCAAATACTAAGGGGCTTCAGGATCTGAATAAACTCGTATTCCAAGCTGATGGTATATCACTGGAGTTAACGGGCAAAGTCATTGCTCAGCTGCTTGAGCTGGCGAAGGATCAGAAGCATGACTTTATCGCTTTCTTATTTACGAAGAAAGCGCAAGCGGACGTTGATCGTTTGCTGAAGGAGTCATCCAACAAGGCACATGCGGCTATTGCTGCATCAAGTCATATCTATGATTTGTCTCTGGCAGCAGCTAGTTTAAATCAGGTTGAGCGGAAGAAGCTGAACACCTTAGCTGAGCCTATTACGTTAAAGCTTACAGCATTTGAAGAAGACTTAAGCGATTTGGTTTCTATTTATTACATCAAGGAAGATGGGGAGCTTGAATTTTTACGGAGCAAACAAAACAATGGTTTGCTTGAAACGCAAATCAATCATTTAAGCCTTTATGGGGTGCTCTCTTTCGAGAAGTCATTCAGTGACGTTCCTCAAAGTCACTGGGCAGCTCAGGCGATTAGGAGGTTAGCAGCTAAAGGCATCGTGACTGGTGTGAATGCAACACAGTTTGCGCCGCAAGCTAAAATAACCCGTGCTCAGTTTATCACAATGTTGGTTCGTGCATTAGGATTGCAAACTGAAGGGACAACATCGTTTACGGATTTGGAGAAAGACGCATGGTACGAATCCGCGGTAGTAACGGCCTGCAATGCCGGAATTGCGACAGGTCGAAGCCTAACCCGATTTGCGCCTCATGAAACGATAACACGCGAAGAAATGGCGGTTATGATCGTTCGAGCATATGAGGTGAAAACGGGCAAGAAAGCCGAAGCAGCTAAGCAAAGCCAATTTGCGGATAGTGATCAGATTCATGAGTGGGCAAGAGACTCCGTAAATGCCGCTCTTGACCTAGGAATTCTTGAAGGCGTAGGACAAAATCAATTTCAGCCTCAAGGTCTAGCTACTCGTGCGGAAGGTGCTCAGGCAATTGTTAGACTAATGGATTAA